In Myxocyprinus asiaticus isolate MX2 ecotype Aquarium Trade chromosome 46, UBuf_Myxa_2, whole genome shotgun sequence, a single window of DNA contains:
- the LOC127436141 gene encoding S-adenosylmethionine sensor upstream of mTORC1 isoform X1, translated as MDVRCSAESDPDLPKYHLGSVPKEPQSRKNEQEKLSGVVKSVHRKLRRKYIEVGDFEKIWREHCEDEQTLSEYAMAMKNLADNHWANKCEGEGRIEWCRSVCQEYFQDGGMRRVLEKDEKSARHAAAGNNTSVNTPQSSSPSSVFHLEMIRLLDVGSCFNPFLKFDDFLTVGIDIVPAVESVFKCDFLNLQLQQPLQLASDALDTFLRQLRGPIETLPAQLFHVVVFSLLLSYFPAPYQRWLCCKKAHELLTLNGLLLIITPDSSHQGRHALMMRSWRVAVESLGFKRYKYVKFSHMHLIAFRKVSSTTSSDLVSRNYPEMLYIPQDFHSFEDEGFTDSYEPPRSEFEDDHLAWSFAELPDTPYDSDSGDSQSSSAPFHELEDPILLQS; from the exons TACCATCTCGGCTCCGTCCCGAAGGAGCCGCAGTCCAGAAAGAATGAGCAGGAGAAGCTGTCGGGGGTGGTGAAAAGCGTCCACCGAAAACTCCGTAGGAAATATATTGAAG TGGGAGATTTTGAGAAAATATGGCGTGAGCACTGTGAAGACGAGCAGACTCTGAGTGAGTATGCCATGGCCATGAAGAATCTAGCTGACAACCACTGGGCGAATAAATGCGAGGGAGAGGGACGCATTGAGTGGTGCCGCAG TGTTTGTCAGGAGTACTTCCAGGATGGAGGGATGAGGCGAGTATTGGAGAAGGATGAGAAGAGTGCTCGTCATGCCGCAGCTGGCAATAACACATCTGTAAACACTCCACAATCCTCCTCTCCCAG CTCAGTGTTCCACCTTGAGATGATACGACTCTTGGATGTGGGCAGCTGTTTCAATCCCTTCCTGAAGTTTGACGATTTTCTTACTGTCGGTATTGACATTGTGCCAGCagtagag AGTGTCTTCAAGTGCGACTTTCTCAACCTGCAGCTGCAGCAGCCTTTGCAGCTGGCCAGTGACGCTCTGGATACCTTCCTGCGGCAGCTGCGTGGCCCCATTGAAACTTTACCTGCCCAGCTCTTTCATGTGGTGGTATTCTCCTTGCTTCTCTCCTATTTCCCCGCGCCCTACCAGCGTTGGCTCTGCTGCAAGAAAGCCCATGAACTTTTGACCCTGAATGGCCTTCTCCTCATCATCACCCCTGACTCCTCCCATCAGGGCCGCCATGCACTCATGATGCGCAGCTGGCGAGTTGCAGTCGAGTCGCTGGGCTTTAAGCGCTACAAGTACGTCAAGTTCTCCCATATGCACCTTATTGCTTTCCGCAAGGTGTCGTCCACCACCAGCAGCGACCTGGTCAGCCGCAACTACCCGGAGATGCTCTACATACCACAGGACTTCCACTCGTTCGAGGATGAGGGGTTCACAGATTCCTACGAGCCTCCACGTTCCGAATTCGAGGACGACCATTTGGCATGGAGCTTTGCGGAGTTGCCGGACACGCCATATGATTCGGACTCAGGCGATAGCCAAAGTAGCTCGGCACCTTTCCATGAGCTGGAAGACCCCATTTTGCTGCAGAGCTGA
- the LOC127436141 gene encoding S-adenosylmethionine sensor upstream of mTORC1 isoform X2, which translates to MGDFEKIWREHCEDEQTLSEYAMAMKNLADNHWANKCEGEGRIEWCRSVCQEYFQDGGMRRVLEKDEKSARHAAAGNNTSVNTPQSSSPSSVFHLEMIRLLDVGSCFNPFLKFDDFLTVGIDIVPAVESVFKCDFLNLQLQQPLQLASDALDTFLRQLRGPIETLPAQLFHVVVFSLLLSYFPAPYQRWLCCKKAHELLTLNGLLLIITPDSSHQGRHALMMRSWRVAVESLGFKRYKYVKFSHMHLIAFRKVSSTTSSDLVSRNYPEMLYIPQDFHSFEDEGFTDSYEPPRSEFEDDHLAWSFAELPDTPYDSDSGDSQSSSAPFHELEDPILLQS; encoded by the exons A TGGGAGATTTTGAGAAAATATGGCGTGAGCACTGTGAAGACGAGCAGACTCTGAGTGAGTATGCCATGGCCATGAAGAATCTAGCTGACAACCACTGGGCGAATAAATGCGAGGGAGAGGGACGCATTGAGTGGTGCCGCAG TGTTTGTCAGGAGTACTTCCAGGATGGAGGGATGAGGCGAGTATTGGAGAAGGATGAGAAGAGTGCTCGTCATGCCGCAGCTGGCAATAACACATCTGTAAACACTCCACAATCCTCCTCTCCCAG CTCAGTGTTCCACCTTGAGATGATACGACTCTTGGATGTGGGCAGCTGTTTCAATCCCTTCCTGAAGTTTGACGATTTTCTTACTGTCGGTATTGACATTGTGCCAGCagtagag AGTGTCTTCAAGTGCGACTTTCTCAACCTGCAGCTGCAGCAGCCTTTGCAGCTGGCCAGTGACGCTCTGGATACCTTCCTGCGGCAGCTGCGTGGCCCCATTGAAACTTTACCTGCCCAGCTCTTTCATGTGGTGGTATTCTCCTTGCTTCTCTCCTATTTCCCCGCGCCCTACCAGCGTTGGCTCTGCTGCAAGAAAGCCCATGAACTTTTGACCCTGAATGGCCTTCTCCTCATCATCACCCCTGACTCCTCCCATCAGGGCCGCCATGCACTCATGATGCGCAGCTGGCGAGTTGCAGTCGAGTCGCTGGGCTTTAAGCGCTACAAGTACGTCAAGTTCTCCCATATGCACCTTATTGCTTTCCGCAAGGTGTCGTCCACCACCAGCAGCGACCTGGTCAGCCGCAACTACCCGGAGATGCTCTACATACCACAGGACTTCCACTCGTTCGAGGATGAGGGGTTCACAGATTCCTACGAGCCTCCACGTTCCGAATTCGAGGACGACCATTTGGCATGGAGCTTTGCGGAGTTGCCGGACACGCCATATGATTCGGACTCAGGCGATAGCCAAAGTAGCTCGGCACCTTTCCATGAGCTGGAAGACCCCATTTTGCTGCAGAGCTGA